CACAGCTCCAACTGAGAGGAACATTGGGCAGCACGGGGGTCTGCATCATAAAGAGACCTGGCACAGAGACCATCAACCCCACCAAGTCAAACAGGAAGGCCACTGTTGGTAGGCAAGAGGGGAAGTCCAGGGAGCAACACATGGGAAACCCCAGTGACAGTGTGAGGCCACCCAGGAAAGCGAGTGTGTAGCCCATGGCAGTGTACAAGCCCATGGTTCCCTCCAGCAGTGTCCTTAGTCCAGATCCCACAATGATGATTAGTCTCAAGGTGCTGCCCAACAAGCAGCATCAGTCATAGCCGCTGAGACCCTGGCTCTCAAGGCAGAGGgcaaggagagcagagcagacggAAGAAGAAACTTTGCAGATGGTGGCTGCATCACCAGCAGGTATCAACTGAACTGCACTGTAGGCACATCCCATGCTGAGGACACTGAGCAGGACATGGAGGCAGACCTGGCCCCAGACATCAGGAAGTCCCACCCCTGGGTCATGCAGTTTAAGTAGCAGATGAGCAGCTCCAGTGGGGTTAAGTGGGAAGCTTGGTAAACCATACGGAACAAGGCACCTGCAAAGCCAGTAAggaggcctccacccagcagGACTACAAGCAAACCCTTGGTGGCATTAGAGGGCCGGCAGCGCTGGTTCGAGGGGAGGTAGGGCGGAGTGGAGGGTGGCGATGGCTGGGTGAAGTCCAGCAGGTTGAAGTAGGGGTGACTGCCAGCCTGTTAGGGAGAAAGGAGCTCGGGCATTAGGGCAGCCACAGCCCAGGGGATCTGGGACAGGACAAATGCCAGGTTGGGGTCTAGGACCCTGTGGGACAATAGAGGGCCAGGCTGTCTTGCCCAGGAATTCCTGGGAGCTAGAATGGGCCTGAAAAATGAATGAGGCCGTGAGCCTCTAAAGCAGGAAACAGGGAGTAAGCAGCCCTAGAGCactgtttcttttaaattgttCATGGGAGGAGATAAAGAGGATCCAGGGATGCTCTGTTGGTTTGAGGAAGGGGAGGTGGCTTcagatgctgtgtgtgtgtgatgtcacaggttccagggacgTCTTAGTACACCATTATAAATTTCATTTGTGGATGTCTCTAGGGCAGCTTGGAAGTGTTAGGGGAGGAGGATGGGGGCAGCCAGGAGCTACAGAGAATGGGCTATGCCTCCCTGGCCCCTACACTCACCATCTTTCCTTGGacttcctcctctcctcctggcttagGGGAACCCGGGCCCTTCAGAGTTCCAGCCCTTGTGACCTGGttagagtgggggtggggttctTCCCTAGAACCTTCCTGAAGGGACGTGGGAGGTTCTTCGCAGGAACCTCCCTGAGGTGGGGGAGGGCCTATTTTCTCATTGTTCCCCACTCCTGGGGCTTTATGTCTGTAACTCCGTGACTCCAAAGTTCATCtggttctgttttttctctttataactAGCTCTGTCATGAGACGTGTTTggttttaaattaatttgtttaTGTGTCACCTTGTTTCAGAGGGGTTTTAGAGAAAGAATTTGAGTACTGGCTCCTCTTTCTCCTGAGCTGTCAATTTTTGAACACCAGGGAGGAGTCTCAGGGACTGTCCCTCTGGAGTTTCAGGAATGCGTCTCTTCTGTCTGTGCTTCCACCTGGTGTTTTGTTGGTGCTGTCCCAAGAGGCGCATATCAAGACCTCTGCGTTTACGCACAAGTGTATAGATGTGGCTATATCTGGCCGGTGGGGACAAAATACCAAGCTGCGTGTTCATCTGCACTGGTAGTCATTTATGTATGCCCGTTCTGGAGGGCCGGGGCCTTCCTGGCCCGCGGCCTGGCGGCGGCCTCTGTACGTTTCtagggagggtgtgtgtgtgtgtccagggctGCCCCCGTATTGCTGAGCCTGGGTCTGCCGGTCCCACTGCGCCTGATTGTGAGCCTGCCATGTTGTGTGTCGGCGGAGAGGGTGTGCGTACTCTGGGCGGAGTGCACTGATCAGTGAAGGGCGAGCGGGGGGTTGGGGGACGGGGAGTCCCTTCCCAGGGAGCGGGTGGTCGTGCGGcgtggggggggggggttctGCCGCCAGACCCGCTCCCTGCTCGGTGCCCAGCCGTCTGGCGGCCTTGCCCGGCGCCGTTCCCTCCCCGAGGTCGGTCCGGACGAGGGCCGTCGGGCGCGCTCGCCCGGAGCCGGAGCCCCAGAGCCTCGCGTCGGTGTCGGCTGCGCTGCGCCGGCCTCCTctcggcggtggcggcggcggcgctggGGGGGTACTGTTTccgggggtggaggtgggggtaggACCGGGGCGGGGGGAGCCGATGATgtcagcggcggcggcggcagcggggcCGGGCCGGGGCCGGGCGCTGGAGGTGCCTGGGCCGGAGCCGGAGCCGGAGCCGGAGGCGGGCGAAACCCGAGCGGCCGGGGGCGGCCACGGTGATGAGCCGGGCCTGGCGGACGCGGCGCCATCGCAGTCAGGTGGGCCCCGGGGCGAACCGGGCAGGGCCAGGGTGGACTGGAGCCACCAGCTGGGCCCCGTCCCAGCTGCCCTGCGCCGCGCCCGCTCCCCTTTGGGGTTGACCTGGGGGCTCAGGGGTCGGGGGCTGAACCTGGCCCCGCCTCCCGGCGCGCACCGCGCTGGGGGGGCAACTAAGGGGGCCCTGGTAGGCGTCCGACCCGGCCACGGCAGTGGGGGCGCGATCGCCTGGGCCCGTGGAAAGGGCCGCGCTCCCACCCCATTTGAAGGGTTAATTCTGCAGCCTAGCGTCCCTCTCCCCCCGTGGGgcaggttgggggtggggtggggcgggtGTGAGCCTGGGCCGGCGCGGTAAGCTGCTGGGAGGGCGATGGCGTAGGAGCCAGccagagagggggaggggtgggccgcCAAGCGCCCCAGAGTTGGGGTGTGTGGGGTGCGCCAGCGAACGGGGGCCCTGGAGCTGCCGTGCCGTCGGGGCAGGGTTGTGGCTGTGAGTCCTGGATATTGTGTGACTCCTGCTGTGTTGTGGGGCAAGGTAAACCTCTCCTGGACACTACTGTCCTCTAGTCTGGCAGCAAGGGGTCTGGGTAGGGCCCTGCGTGGGCCATGGGGACAAAAATTCAGAGGGAGGGGTGTCCAGTGCCTTGGGTCAGAATTACAAGATGTGGCCTTGTGGCTTTGGGTGACAGGTCCACATTCGAAGCAGGGCACGATACATGCGGAGTTTGTTAGATGtgctgttttctgtatgtttttttaCCAGCATGTGTTTTCATGCACGTATGTGCTTTGTGCTGCACATATGATCTATTTATGAACTGTTGTTTTCTGCATAGCTGGCATGGTGTATGTGCTGTGAAGGGCACCGGAGTGAGGGTGTATGTGCGCATTTGGAAGGGGCAGTTGTGTACCTTTGAGTTGGAAGGTGTCCATCTGGGTCCCATTTCTGTGGCCCTGCTTGAGGTGTGGTCCAGTCTTAGCAAGGATGGCCCACTGGAtgggtttgtgtgtctgtgtgatgaGCCAGTTGCATGCAGGGTGCATGTCCAGAACTCAGGTCCCATGGATCCTGTGGGAAGTGAGAAACCCCAGGGTGTGACTCAGGTGCTGATAGGGCAGCTGGCACTGGTGTGAGGGGCTCTGGGTGGAATGTGCAGGTTACGTTTATGGGACCATGGGCACCCGAGCAAAGGGAAGGTTGTGGTTTGCAACATTCTCTACGGGATTCTTTTGTGACGTTGTTTGTAGGAGCCTGTCTGTGCTGTTGGACTGGGAGGCGACCTGGTCAGAAAACACTTGTGGGGAGGGAGGTGGCGTGACAAGGGCAATGTGGGCCTCAGACGGGAGAGATCAGCCACAAGCTGTGCGTGCGTGCATGCCTGCCTTCTGTGTGTTTAAATGGCCGTTTGGGGCTGCTGTGGGGATCTGTTGTGAAGAACGCAGAGAGATAAATATGAGGCAGAGCAAGGGCAGCAGGCAGGAGGCATGGGTGTTGTCAGGGTGGCCCAGCTAGTCTTTGTGCAGGGTCTGTGTGCTTGCCCCTTACTGGCTGCCCAGCATGTCAGGGTCACCGGGAGAAGAGGCCTGGCGGCTGCAAGTAAACTGAACTTGGACAGGGTGGCTCCTTGGCCATGTTTATGTAAAGACCGGGTGTGATTCTTGTCActgaaatgtaaaaaagaaacacGAAGTTCTGTCTCCTCCTCCTGCTTCACCCTCTCTCTGCCCCCCTTATGGGTATCTCTGCTTTTCCGTCTCTTCTATGACGCACACCGGGCTGTCCTGCGACTGTGGAAGGGTCTGGGAACGGATTTCACTCGCTAGGCAGATTCCTCAGAACAGGTTTTCCTCACCTTTGGGGCCTGTGCCCTTCTGTAAATGTGGAGGGGTGTGGGCTGTGCTCCAAGTGTGCACTGCTCCGTGCACTGTGCCTGGCCTGGCTGGGAGGGTGGGTATGCATGGGGGGGCGGGGAGGGCACTACGGCCAGGCCTTCCTGCAtgatgtgggggtggggtgggggtgctggctgCTGGGTGAGGCCTGCACAACAGGTGCATGACAGCCTGGTGGAGGCCTAGACTAGAACTGAGGAGCTCTGGCTCTACAACTTCCTCACTGGCACTTTCCCCGAGTGAGCCtccattcctcatctgtaaaatggggctaattacCTGCCCTGCCTATCTTCTGACAGGGGTGTAAGTGAGTAGCACATGGGAAACATACCTGGAAAGTAGCTCCAGTCTGGGGGCTATCCTGTGCCAGCCACTGTGGTTCCCCTCTCCAAAGCCTTGCTAGTAACAATAGTGGTAAACACTTACTTCACACTTACAGCAGGCATTGTTCTCAGTGCTTTTACATGTGGTCACTCATTTGGTCTTCAAAATGTCCAGTGGACATCTCCCTTTTTCAGATGAGACAGTTGAGGCCCCGAGAATTAAGTAATTTAGCTCAAAGCCTCTTAGTAGTAAGAGGAAaagctggatttgaacccaggcagtcaggTTCCAGATCTTGGGCTCTTATATGCTGTCCTCTGCTGCCCTTCTGAAGCtttctgtgggcctctgtgcatccactacacacacacaccttcccaATTTCCACATAACTTAGCACCTGCACCAATCCATTCCAGAAGACTGGTGTCTTCGACAGTGACTCACGGAGTCCCAGCATGGAGAGTGAGAACCTAATATCTGCTGCTGGGTGCTGGCCACGGGGACACAAAATGTTGATGAGCCAAGCAAAAGAGAGATTGCCCTTGTCCGTGGGTCAGAGCTGGCCATGCGGGAGGTGGCATTTAAGTTAGATCTAACCATTTTGGAGGAATTTGCAGGAGAGGTTAGGGAAAGGTTGCATTTGCAGCAGGGGCACCAGTATAGGCAAAGGCACGGAGGCGTGGAACATGTTGAGTTTGGAGAGCACACCAGGTGCTCGCAGGGAAACACAAGGCAGGTTTAGAAAGGAAGACTGCAGCTAGACCTTGAATGCCTGGCTGAGAAATGTGAGctttattttaaagtgaacagGGACCAGTGAAGGTTTCCAAGTCCAGGAGTGATACCACCTGAGACTTTGATGGCGACATTGACCCTTAGTAAGGTGAAAGGTAAGCCTGGAGGCAAGAGAACCCTGGAGCATGCGAGTGTTAACAAGGACCTGAGCTAGTTTGGAGGCCAGAGGCAGGTTGAAGGGAAGGCTTCCAGAGCCATCGCCAAGCTGGGCCACAGATTCAGCCAGACATGGTGACTGCTGGATTTGGGGAGCAAAGGAAAGGGCCGTGCCTTTTCCACCTCTCTTGTAATAATAATGGACCCTTATTATTTGAACCCCAAAGTACTTACCACAGGAGCCCTCACATGGTGATTTCTGTAAACCCTGGCCAGCCACAGGCCCCTTCACAGCAGGATCTGGCAGTATGACAGAGGGAAAAACTGCCTGTGGATTCACACAGGCCTGGATTTGAATTTTGACTCTGCTGCTCACAAgccgtgtgaccttgagcaagtatacccctctgtgagcctcagtttcctcagctttaAAATTGGGTAGCCATTTTGAGGAAATCATTAAATGAGGCACCATATGGAAGGGAAAGAGTGAATGTCCCAGAAGTGGTGAAGTTAAATTCATCATTCCCAGCTCCTAGCCAGCTCAGTCTGGCATTGAGGATAGCTTCCTTTTTGAGGGTGGACAGACTCCAGGCAGACTATGAAGAAGGTAGGTTCGTTCATTTGTCAAAAAATTATGTACCAGAGACTGTTCTAAGCACTGGAGATAGCAGTGAACAAGCGGATGAGAATCTCTCCCTCCCTTGGAGCTTACGTTGTAAAGGTAAATGAACAATGTATTTTATGAAATgccaaggagaaaaataaagtaggggagagGGACCAGAAGTTCAGGGAGGTAGGGGGTGGCCAGGGAGGCCTCCAGGGGAAGATGACTTTTGAATCAAGGCTTAAAGGAGGTAGGGCAGCAAGGCATGAGGCTGTCTGAGGACATTGCCAGCAGGGAACAGCAAGACGGGAGTGTGTCTGGTGGTAGCGCTCAGATCCCCTCCTCAGTCACGCCtctaagatcacacagccagtcaAGAGTagaaaaaacagtaaaaacaaataaaaactaaaaaccaCAGCCACCAAACCTACCATGAAGCCTGAGTGCTGCCTCTTTTTCTTTACTACTTCCCCCCAACCATTTCCCAGGACTGAGGTCCAAGATGATAATAAGAGCTAGCACTTTGTGAGaacttcctgtgtgccaggcactctgccagGTGCTGCCAGTTACTCACTCATTTAACATTCCCAAAACAGTCCTGCGAAGTTAGACCTCTTCATTATCTTCATCTTATAGACGAGGTaactgagacacagaaaaatTACTAACTGGCTCCGGGTCAGAGAGCTAGTGTCTTTTCCACCTCCCTTGTAATGATAATGGACCCTTATAGGCCGTGGCCAGTGATGGGGCGGTTGCACTAAGAGAGCTGGATCCAAATCCTGACCTGGTTAGCAGTGAAACCAGGGGTAGATCACCGTGCCATCACATTGCTCTCTACCTGAAAGTGAGTAATACAGTGGATgtgaagcctcagtttcctcacatgtaCAATGGATTGATGACAGCCCCTGCCTCACTGTGGCCCTTTTGGGTTTTGAAATGAGATGATGCAGATAAAATGCTTAGCATTATACTTAGGTCACAATAAGTATTTCATAAATGGCGACTGTAAGTACCATGATGATGATTCTAGGTGATCTCTAAGGGCCAGGCCAGCTGTGGCCTTGGTGGTTCCAAGAAGCCCTGAGAGGCCTCATCCAATTATGTTGGCAGGCAGCACACAGCCACACCTCAGTAGGCACCAAGCCCGTATGGCTGTGCAGGGGGTGGCAGGCCTGGCCAAGGGAGTGAGTGGAGGCCTGGCATCCAAGCTTTGTTTTGCTCACCTCGGTAGAGCTGCTGCTTCCTGGATGAAGGggcctgttctctaattttttcccctttaattttcaCAAAGGTAGTAGATGGGCTAACAGGGGCCCTAATGGGTGCTCTTGAAAGAAAAACACAGCTTTTTCTATATGCTCTACTCAAACACAAACACCAGAAATGTCtacttctgacaccaaatgtgtggGTTTTTCTCACACCAATTCAGTGAAACAAGGtgagtgtcctacaattcaattcaATGCTGCTACTGTATTCTGCACATAGTGTCAGATCCAACAGGTTAAGCGCTCTGTCCCACAACACTTCCCCTACTTCAGATGCCAAGCACAAGCTTGGGACTTCTGACTGACAAGCTTCAAATTGGGgtttcccatgaccccctccttAGATTCAGTAATTTGCTAAAATGGCTCAG
The sequence above is a segment of the Manis pentadactyla isolate mManPen7 chromosome 4, mManPen7.hap1, whole genome shotgun sequence genome. Coding sequences within it:
- the SLC35G6 gene encoding LOW QUALITY PROTEIN: solute carrier family 35 member G6 (The sequence of the model RefSeq protein was modified relative to this genomic sequence to represent the inferred CDS: inserted 1 base in 1 codon; substituted 1 base at 1 genomic stop codon), producing the protein MDTFQLKARCAPGGGARFSPRPLSPQVNPKGERARRRAAGTGPSWWLQSTLALPGSPRGPPDCDGAASARPGSSPWPPPAARVSPASGSGSGSGPGTSSARPRPGPAAAAAADIIGSPRPGPTPTSTPGNSTPPAPPPPPPRGGRRSAADTDARLWGSGSGRARPTALVRTDLGEGTAPGKAARRLGTEQGAGTPRPPTPRSPFTDQCTPPRAGSHPYFNLLDFTQPSPPSTPPYLPSNQRCRPSNATKGLLVVLLGGGLLTGFAGALFRMVYQASHLTPLELLICXLKLHDPGVGLPDVWGQVCLHVLLSVLSMGCAYSAVQLIPAGDAATICKVSSSVCSALLALCLESQGLSGYDXCCLLGSTLRLIIIVGSGLRTLLEGTMGLYTAMGYTLAFLGGLTLSLGFPMCCSLDFPSCLPTVAFLFDLVGLMVSVPGLFMMQTPVLPNVPLSWSCVGAMGILAMVTFVCVSYAVTKVRPALVCALLHSEVAVALLLQYYMLCEIVAPSDIMRAGVMLVSIAIMTAQNLRCEREGQGEEQD